From Verrucomicrobia bacterium S94, the proteins below share one genomic window:
- a CDS encoding glycosyltransferase family 1 protein yields the protein MMRILFFHNGCDLYGASRSLLRLSSRLQEEGHDVHVILRDEGPLSECLASAGIPVFHSIRNQFIERATWSSLRGKLKFLTGFLPSFLFCMKMIRKFRPHVIHVNAALLPIAPLAGRICRVPVVWHMRESFSEFGRLWWGYQKLIGLLAGRVIAVSNAVADQFQGAAAHKVQTIYNGFPLAEFSVVSEDRIRAFRERFDLKDDLTVGVVGRIKFERKGQEYLVEAAARLKPEFPHVRYLIIGSPFPGNEVHRKQLEELIVRLGVENQFILTGDVEDIKAAYAALDVSVVPSGLPEPFGGVVIESMAMGLPVIGTDIGGTAEQIVEGETGFLVPARDSNALAEAMGKLLTDEKLRIRMGKAGRKRFEMNFEFEAFYSKMMQVYKEVIG from the coding sequence ATGATGCGAATTCTCTTTTTTCATAATGGATGTGACCTTTACGGAGCCTCCAGATCTTTGCTGAGACTGTCGTCTCGGTTACAAGAGGAAGGGCACGATGTTCACGTTATCTTGCGGGATGAGGGACCTTTATCGGAATGCCTGGCTAGCGCGGGGATTCCCGTTTTTCACTCGATACGCAATCAATTCATCGAGCGCGCAACATGGTCTTCGCTACGGGGGAAATTGAAATTCTTGACAGGCTTTCTTCCTTCATTTTTGTTCTGCATGAAGATGATTCGAAAATTTCGTCCCCATGTGATTCATGTTAATGCGGCTTTGTTGCCTATTGCTCCTTTAGCAGGGCGTATTTGCCGGGTTCCGGTGGTTTGGCACATGCGGGAATCTTTTTCTGAATTCGGTAGGCTTTGGTGGGGGTATCAAAAGCTGATCGGTTTGTTGGCGGGGCGTGTGATTGCGGTTTCGAATGCGGTGGCGGATCAGTTTCAAGGTGCGGCTGCCCATAAGGTTCAAACGATTTACAATGGGTTTCCTTTGGCGGAGTTCTCTGTTGTTTCCGAGGATCGGATTCGGGCTTTTCGAGAACGTTTTGATTTGAAAGATGATTTGACGGTCGGTGTGGTAGGCCGCATTAAATTTGAGCGTAAGGGCCAGGAGTATTTAGTTGAAGCTGCTGCCAGACTTAAACCCGAATTTCCACATGTACGCTATCTGATTATCGGCAGTCCTTTTCCGGGGAATGAGGTGCACCGGAAACAGTTGGAGGAATTGATTGTTCGGCTGGGTGTTGAGAATCAATTTATTCTGACGGGGGATGTTGAGGATATTAAAGCGGCGTATGCCGCGCTGGATGTTTCGGTGGTGCCGTCTGGTTTGCCGGAGCCTTTTGGCGGCGTGGTGATTGAATCGATGGCCATGGGGCTTCCTGTTATAGGAACAGATATCGGGGGGACAGCTGAGCAGATCGTTGAGGGTGAAACCGGTTTTCTGGTGCCGGCCAGGGATTCAAATGCTCTGGCTGAGGCGATGGGGAAACTGCTGACTGATGAAAAGCTTCGAATTCGCATGGGGAAAGCCGGGCGTAAGCGGTTTGAGATGAATTTTGAATTTGAAGCGTTTTATTCGAAGATGATGCAGGTTTATAAAGAGGTGATTGGGTGA